In a single window of the Pocillopora verrucosa isolate sample1 chromosome 4, ASM3666991v2, whole genome shotgun sequence genome:
- the LOC131785985 gene encoding uncharacterized protein, whose translation MIVRRIRQQLWFNHRCKDLGLVPAGLRLRSPLNTQEAIQIVKSTCRRLVKARINDCHRRLNHYNNKLQQLLDKLQQQLPTTLLDTVTAIADRRADKTSYQARDKHQQKLTRLQHNKDKRRQRTDDNWVRNISSRPLDKTETQVLSYGLKHSVTPKRIPTESIVSSVEAALSRQRDLSEPAKDNIRSRIASTIQSASITDSNLTKDEQQALKRLKNDKNIVILPADKGRVTVVMDKTDYYDKMDALVNDKQTYELLKRDPTPALQRKLNNKLLTLKKTKAFDTQRYYRLRCSVSQPPKLYGLPKLHKPGIPMRPIVSFCGSPTYQLSKYLTTILQPLTDKSRRKLQSTENFIDAIKDVQIPDDYKLVSFDVKSLFTSIPLQLALQCTETAIQQSTDALPLPTKDIMDLLNLCLTSTYFQYNGKHYKQLHGTAMGSPVSVVVAEIVMQNIEERALATCRQTIPLWGDTVRRN comes from the exons ATGATTGTCAGACGAATACGACAACAACTCTGGTTCAACCACCGCTGCAAAGACCTTGGTCTCGTTCCGGCCGGACTTCGACTTAGGTCCCCGTTGAACACACAAGAGGCCATCCAGATCGTCAAATCCACCTGCCGACGACTGGTCAAAGCACGGATTAACGACTGTCACAGAAGACTCAACCACTACAATAACAAATTACAACAACTACTTGACAAACTGCAACAGCAGTTACCGACTACCTTACTCGACACAGTCACAGCTATTGCCGACAGAAGAGCCGACAAAACGAGTTACCAAGCTCGTGacaaacatcaacaaaaactgACGCGACTTCAacataacaaagacaaaagacgACAAAGAACCGACGACAACTGGGTCAGGAACATCTCTTCCCGTCCCTTAGACAAGACTGAGACTCAAGTACTATCTTACGGACTGAAACACTCAGTGACGCCTAAACGTATACCGACCGAGTCTATTGTATCTAGTGTTGAGGCGGCTCTTTCTCGTCAACGAGACTTATCAGAACCTGCCAAGGACAACATCAGAAGTAGAATTGCTTCCACGATACAATCAGCCTCTATAACTGATAGCAACTTAACCAAAGACGAACAACAAGCACTGAAACGACTGAAAAACGACAAGAACATTGTTATACTACCAGCCGACAAAGGACGTGTTACTGTTGTTATGGACAAGACTGACTACTATGACAAAATGGACGCACTTGTTAACGACAAACAAACTTACGAATTACTTAAACGTGACCCGACGCCAGCACTACAACGCAAACTCAACAACAAACTACTTACGCTCAAAAAGACTAAAGCCTTTGACACTCAACGCTACTACCGGCTGAGGTGCTCTGTATCACAACCACCTAAACTTTACGGACTACCGAAACTACACAAACCTGGGATACCTATGCGACCTATAGTCTCATTCTGTGGGTCCCCGACGTACCAACTGTCGAAATACCTTACGACGATACTGCAACCACTGACTGACAAATCGAGACGTAAACTACAATCAACTGAGAACTTTATTGACGCTATCAAAGACgtacagatacctgacgactacaaacttgtgtcttttgatgtgaaatcactgttcaccagtattccacttcaattgGCTCTACAGTGTACTGAAACCGCCATCCAACAGTCTACTGATGCACTACCATTACCGACAAAAGACATTATGGACCTACTTAACCTCTGCCTTACATcgacttactttcagtacaacgggAAACACTACAAGCAGTTGCACGGAACAGCTATGGGGTCGCCGGTCTCCGTTGTTgtcgcagaaattgtgatgcaaaacatcgaggaacgcgcccttgcaacttgccgacaaaccataccgctttg gggtgatactgttaggagaaattag
- the LOC131774751 gene encoding uncharacterized protein isoform X1, with the protein MPATCEDKADNGDIVSVHYTGTLVNGQMFDSSLVKGREPLEFQLGKGKVIKGWEMGIKGMCIGEKRKLIIPPHLGYGAHGIQNVIPPDSVLIFTTELMSIKRKSLFDPKLLLQIGFWPFLAGVILYYLYRKTCKKSGKPETKSSKKNKRK; encoded by the exons ATGCCTGCTACCTGTGAGGACAAAGCAGATAATGGCGACATTGTGTCTGTTCACTATACA GGTACACTGGTGAATGGACAAATGTTCGACTCATCCCTGGTAAAAGGAAGGGAGCCACTTGAGTTCCAGTTGGGCAAAGGGAAGGTTATCAAAG gttggGAGATGGGTATAAAAGGAATGTGCATAGG tgaaaaaagaaaattgatcatCCCTCCTCACCTAGGGTACGGAGCTCATGGAATTCAGAATGTTATTCCTC CCGACTCTGTACTTATTTTTACCACCGAGCTCATGTCCATTAAGAGGAAGTCGCTTTTCGATCCAAAGTTACTGCTGCAAATAGGATTTTGGCCGTTCCTGGCTGGAGTGATTTTGTACTATCTGTATAGAAAGACATGTAAGAAATCTGGAAAGCCTGAAACAAAGTcgagcaagaaaaataaaaggaagtaa
- the LOC131774751 gene encoding uncharacterized protein isoform X2, whose translation MFDSSLVKGREPLEFQLGKGKVIKGWEMGIKGMCIGEKRKLIIPPHLGYGAHGIQNVIPPDSVLIFTTELMSIKRKSLFDPKLLLQIGFWPFLAGVILYYLYRKTCKKSGKPETKSSKKNKRK comes from the exons ATGTTCGACTCATCCCTGGTAAAAGGAAGGGAGCCACTTGAGTTCCAGTTGGGCAAAGGGAAGGTTATCAAAG gttggGAGATGGGTATAAAAGGAATGTGCATAGG tgaaaaaagaaaattgatcatCCCTCCTCACCTAGGGTACGGAGCTCATGGAATTCAGAATGTTATTCCTC CCGACTCTGTACTTATTTTTACCACCGAGCTCATGTCCATTAAGAGGAAGTCGCTTTTCGATCCAAAGTTACTGCTGCAAATAGGATTTTGGCCGTTCCTGGCTGGAGTGATTTTGTACTATCTGTATAGAAAGACATGTAAGAAATCTGGAAAGCCTGAAACAAAGTcgagcaagaaaaataaaaggaagtaa